The Paenibacillus sp. RUD330 genome has a segment encoding these proteins:
- a CDS encoding S8 family serine peptidase has translation MIKLINRSLSVFLLLIIIFYFISPETPVSYAKNSADEYLVGMKKDADVQSILSAKKVKKKFKKKMKKQNTVIVELDEEEVKLLQKDSNVAFIEKNESVSIQTTISSQDTMDNTSMGSEVTPWGNVAIGANMLEENIKQGNGIKVAVLDTGIASHPDLRISGGVSFVEGSTSYSDENGHGTHVAGIISAQHNKEGIVGVATRADLYGIKVLNAAGNGTYAQVIQGIEWAIDNHMNIISMSFTGAADSEALHQVIKQASQAGIILIASAGNLGSGVETEMYPARYPEVVSVGATTQKNVRANLSSTGNELDIMAPGIDIYSTYKNGSYLQMSGTSMAVPYVTGAAAVLWSQDTSKSGQEIVNNLYSNSTPLGSPHDYGHGLVNLAKSLGLINSDIPAYDLGAYDSTQPEVPGGSEVQISAVTRGQLVLVSTTAPSTKSSYTKVDIGIDSPSSTRVCGTTLTGTFNAGSTVPSPAYSCSSSYSWPLGTYTVKFTFYYSGGTVPFQSSFTLTPEAPSLSTSYTSTRTSVNFSWNSVSGVTSYKIIKNGALEAQTSSTSYMMSALSPGSTYNVQVKAVDPSDSNSGAYSNTVPMTTKPALIAPNAPQISNITANSFIATWNAVPDVDQYKILINGALYSSYSSTIATITGLNSNTTYNVQVKAVDKYDPTSTSGATSAPAYPTTLQAPGPADFTATFVTSTTIKVSWSPYPGALSYNLVVNDGSVNTTYSSIQNTYTTVSSLTMGKTYTIKVYSNNASGTSLPSQLTVTTDGAGTLPMTIILIVDGQAVNAHPYKG, from the coding sequence ATGATCAAGCTAATAAATAGATCCTTATCTGTGTTCTTATTATTAATAATTATTTTCTATTTCATATCTCCGGAGACTCCGGTTTCATATGCTAAAAATTCTGCCGACGAGTACTTGGTTGGTATGAAAAAGGATGCGGATGTGCAATCAATATTAAGTGCTAAGAAAGTTAAAAAGAAATTTAAGAAAAAAATGAAGAAACAGAATACAGTTATTGTTGAACTAGATGAAGAGGAAGTAAAATTGCTTCAAAAAGATTCTAATGTAGCATTTATCGAAAAAAACGAATCGGTTTCTATTCAAACAACTATTTCTAGCCAAGATACTATGGATAATACAAGCATGGGATCCGAGGTTACCCCTTGGGGAAATGTTGCTATTGGAGCGAATATGCTTGAGGAGAACATAAAGCAAGGAAACGGGATTAAAGTAGCAGTCTTAGATACTGGTATTGCCTCTCATCCTGATCTTAGAATTTCGGGTGGAGTTAGTTTTGTAGAAGGTTCTACAAGTTATTCTGATGAAAATGGACATGGAACGCATGTGGCGGGAATAATATCAGCGCAGCATAACAAGGAAGGAATTGTCGGGGTAGCGACTCGTGCGGATTTATATGGCATTAAGGTTCTTAACGCAGCCGGGAATGGTACATACGCACAAGTAATTCAGGGTATTGAATGGGCAATTGACAATCATATGAATATTATTTCTATGAGTTTTACAGGAGCTGCTGACAGTGAAGCATTGCATCAGGTAATAAAGCAAGCATCGCAAGCCGGTATTATTTTGATAGCGAGCGCGGGCAATTTAGGCAGTGGAGTTGAAACGGAGATGTATCCGGCTAGGTATCCTGAAGTCGTTTCCGTAGGTGCCACAACACAAAAAAATGTACGAGCTAATTTGTCGAGTACAGGAAATGAGCTCGATATCATGGCTCCTGGGATTGATATTTACAGTACATATAAAAATGGATCTTACTTACAAATGTCGGGGACATCAATGGCCGTTCCGTATGTTACGGGGGCAGCAGCTGTTCTATGGTCACAGGATACATCTAAGAGTGGACAAGAAATCGTAAACAATCTATACAGTAACTCCACTCCGCTGGGTTCGCCACATGATTATGGCCACGGTCTTGTCAATCTGGCAAAATCATTAGGTTTAATAAACTCGGATATACCAGCCTATGATCTGGGAGCATATGATTCGACACAACCAGAAGTACCAGGTGGGAGCGAAGTCCAAATAAGCGCGGTTACACGTGGACAGTTAGTTTTGGTATCCACAACGGCTCCGAGTACTAAGTCAAGCTATACCAAAGTCGATATTGGTATAGATAGTCCTAGTTCAACACGAGTGTGCGGAACAACGCTCACAGGAACTTTTAATGCGGGATCCACTGTACCTTCTCCAGCTTACTCATGTAGTTCCTCATATTCATGGCCTCTAGGGACATATACAGTCAAATTTACTTTTTACTATAGCGGCGGGACAGTTCCATTTCAAAGTTCATTTACTCTCACTCCTGAAGCTCCATCATTAAGCACATCTTATACATCAACTAGAACATCAGTTAATTTCTCTTGGAACTCGGTTTCTGGTGTTACAAGCTATAAAATAATTAAAAATGGAGCATTAGAAGCGCAAACATCTTCAACAAGTTATATGATGTCAGCGCTTAGTCCTGGCAGTACATATAACGTACAAGTAAAGGCTGTAGACCCTAGTGATTCAAATTCAGGTGCGTATTCGAACACAGTTCCAATGACAACTAAGCCTGCATTGATTGCTCCTAATGCTCCACAGATATCTAATATCACAGCAAATTCATTTATAGCAACTTGGAATGCAGTGCCAGACGTTGATCAATATAAAATATTGATTAATGGTGCTTTATATAGTAGCTATTCATCGACAATTGCCACCATCACTGGGCTTAATTCCAATACCACGTACAACGTGCAGGTTAAAGCAGTTGATAAATATGATCCAACCTCAACTTCAGGTGCTACATCCGCCCCGGCATATCCTACAACGCTTCAAGCACCAGGACCAGCTGATTTTACAGCAACATTTGTTACATCAACTACAATCAAGGTATCATGGTCACCTTACCCAGGTGCGCTTTCATACAACCTAGTAGTAAATGACGGATCGGTAAATACAACCTACTCCTCTATTCAAAACACTTATACTACGGTTTCCTCATTGACTATGGGGAAGACATACACGATAAAAGTATATTCCAACAATGCTTCTGGTACCTCTCTTCCTAGTCAGCTTACAGTCACTACAGATGGAGCGGGAACGTTACCAATGACTATTATTCTTATCGTGGATGGTCAAGCTGTGAATGCACATCCGTACAAGGGCTAA